Proteins encoded within one genomic window of Gambusia affinis linkage group LG23, SWU_Gaff_1.0, whole genome shotgun sequence:
- the depdc4 gene encoding DEP domain-containing protein 4 isoform X1 — MMAVDLTPRFRRLNSQTRSFRENTPHDFSRPFGATQLWQNIIHALRTQVEVRRCRRHLRVHADCFAGSDAVDAVLSYLMQNVVFCTSEVSRLKAARLCQALMEAKVFEPVGTKLFRTDKEATFEDSSGSLYRFLEQRRRSGPAMKEDSGDVENMLLDEHQTKRKKTSRLHEMRTISNPLAVEPSDRRVERLFRTINLRASFSPALDGASAASGFLSKAVVDEVWKQQTLLQLLHIVELPVLDSILTSPERVRLRSCTAPLASYDLVISNTCLERDLPDTLSLLQLDSWLSAAADCLELFPDQLIMVTGEQLSHHNGNNAEQTASQKRLLFDTIAKYYNGQEKAALISGRYLDVHVAILNLLGDGKMQNAIRASQLCLRLLETSVRDELRRLLTFMAAAARSDACRLQKQVDNRTLVCRTFQRGLVQNHELTRPQSETLVLFLMDHHAELFKTPATLTEAVRRTLRTLQQGKDPDSVASAFAFCQRVTLQEYEDQRDATTLESLRQLLRDISSNTNMTAKQKRKLLKEFEKHHPVVFLQHFSSSF; from the exons ATGATGGCGGTTGATTTGACTCCTCGATTTCGAAGGTTGAACAGCCAAACAAGAAGTTTCAGAGAAAATACGCCTCATG ATTTCTCAAGGCCCTTCGGCGCCACTCAGCTGTGGCAAAACATCATCCATGCCCTGCGGACTCAGGTGGAGGTGCGTCGCTGCAGGAGACACCTCCGTGTTCATGCCGACTGCTTCGCTGGCTCTGACGCCGTGGACGCGGTTCTCAGCTACCTAATGCAGAACGTGGTGTTCTGCACCAGCGAAGTGTCTCGCCTCAAGGCCGCTCGGCTCTGCCAGGCTCTGATGGAGGCCAAGGTGTTTGAGCCGGTGGGGACCAAGCTGTTTCGCACGGACAAAGAGGCGACCTTTGAGGACAGCAGCGGCAGCCTTTACCGGTTCCTggaacagaggaggagaagcgGTCCTGCCATGAAGGAGGACAGCGGTGATGTAGAAAACATGCTGCTGGATGAACACcagacaaagaggaaaaagacGTCAAG GCTTCATGAGATGAGGACCATATCGAACCCTCTTGCTGTCGAACCGTCAGACAGGAGAGTTGAACGGCTCTTCAGGACCATCAACCTGCGGGCGTCGTTTTCTCCGGCTCTGGACGGAGCATCGGCAGCTTCTGGCTTCCTGTCTAAAGCTG TGGTGGATGAGGTTTGGAAGCAGCagacgctgctgcagctgctgcacatCGTGGAGCTGCCGGTGCTGGACTCAATCCTCACCTCTCCTGAAAGGGTTCGGCTCCGATCTTGCACGGCTCCGCTGGCCAGTTACGACCTGGTTATCTCTAACACCTGCCTGGAAAGAGACCTCCCCGACACGCTCAGCCTGCTCCA GCTGGACTCCTggctgtcagcagcagcagactgcCTAGAACTGTTTCCAGACCAGCTGATTATGGTCACAGGAGAACAACTCAGCCACCATAACGGTAACAATGCAGAGCAGACAGCCAGCCAGAAGAGACTTCTATTTGACACGATTGCCAAGTACTATAACGGACAGGAAAAAGCAGCGCTGATATCGGGACGCTATCTGGACGTCCATGTTGCTATTCTGAATCTACTGG GCGACGGGAAGATGCAGAATGCTATCAGAGCATCTCAGCTGTGTCTGCGGTTGCTGGAGACGAGTGTGAGGGACGAACTGAGAAGACTGCTGACCTTCATGGCCGCCGCAGCACGGTCAGACGCCTGCCGGCTTCAAAAGCAG gttgATAATCGGACTTTGGTCTGCCGCACTTTTCAGAGAGGGCTTGTTCAGAATCATGAACTTACTCGACCCCAGAGCGAAACGCTAGTGCTGTTTCTCATGGACCATCATGCTGAACTCTTCAAG ACTCCTGCAACACTTACTGAAGCGGTGAGAAGAACGTTGAGGACTTTGCAACAGGGGAAGGATCCAGACTCGGTTGCTT CAGCGTTCGCGTTCTGCCAGCGGGTAACCCTTCAGGAGTACGAAGATCAGCGTGACGCCACGACTCTGGAAAGCCTCAGACAACTTCTTCGAGACATTTCATCCAACACCAACATGACTGCCAAGCAGAAGAGGAAGCTGCTCAAAGAGTTTGAGAAACATCACCCTGTTGTCTTCCTCCAACATTTTTCTAGCTCTTTCTAA
- the depdc4 gene encoding DEP domain-containing protein 4 isoform X2: MMAVDLTPRFRRLNSQTRSFRENTPHDFSRPFGATQLWQNIIHALRTQVEVRRCRRHLRVHADCFAGSDAVDAVLSYLMQNVVFCTSEVSRLKAARLCQALMEAKVFEPVGTKLFRTDKEATFEDSSGSLYRFLEQRRRSGPAMKEDSGDVENMLLDEHQTKRKKTSRLHEMRTISNPLAVEPSDRRVERLFRTINLRASFSPALDGASAASGFLSKAVVDEVWKQQTLLQLLHIVELPVLDSILTSPERVRLRSCTAPLASYDLVISNTCLERDLPDTLSLLQLDSWLSAAADCLELFPDQLIMVTGEQLSHHNGNNAEQTASQKRLLFDTIAKYYNGQEKAALISGRYLDVHVAILNLLGDGKMQNAIRASQLCLRLLETSVRDELRRLLTFMAAAARSDACRLQKQVDNRTLVCRTFQRGLVQNHELTRPQSETLVLFLMDHHAELFKTPATLTEAVRRTLRTLQQGKDPDSVASFAFCQRVTLQEYEDQRDATTLESLRQLLRDISSNTNMTAKQKRKLLKEFEKHHPVVFLQHFSSSF, translated from the exons ATGATGGCGGTTGATTTGACTCCTCGATTTCGAAGGTTGAACAGCCAAACAAGAAGTTTCAGAGAAAATACGCCTCATG ATTTCTCAAGGCCCTTCGGCGCCACTCAGCTGTGGCAAAACATCATCCATGCCCTGCGGACTCAGGTGGAGGTGCGTCGCTGCAGGAGACACCTCCGTGTTCATGCCGACTGCTTCGCTGGCTCTGACGCCGTGGACGCGGTTCTCAGCTACCTAATGCAGAACGTGGTGTTCTGCACCAGCGAAGTGTCTCGCCTCAAGGCCGCTCGGCTCTGCCAGGCTCTGATGGAGGCCAAGGTGTTTGAGCCGGTGGGGACCAAGCTGTTTCGCACGGACAAAGAGGCGACCTTTGAGGACAGCAGCGGCAGCCTTTACCGGTTCCTggaacagaggaggagaagcgGTCCTGCCATGAAGGAGGACAGCGGTGATGTAGAAAACATGCTGCTGGATGAACACcagacaaagaggaaaaagacGTCAAG GCTTCATGAGATGAGGACCATATCGAACCCTCTTGCTGTCGAACCGTCAGACAGGAGAGTTGAACGGCTCTTCAGGACCATCAACCTGCGGGCGTCGTTTTCTCCGGCTCTGGACGGAGCATCGGCAGCTTCTGGCTTCCTGTCTAAAGCTG TGGTGGATGAGGTTTGGAAGCAGCagacgctgctgcagctgctgcacatCGTGGAGCTGCCGGTGCTGGACTCAATCCTCACCTCTCCTGAAAGGGTTCGGCTCCGATCTTGCACGGCTCCGCTGGCCAGTTACGACCTGGTTATCTCTAACACCTGCCTGGAAAGAGACCTCCCCGACACGCTCAGCCTGCTCCA GCTGGACTCCTggctgtcagcagcagcagactgcCTAGAACTGTTTCCAGACCAGCTGATTATGGTCACAGGAGAACAACTCAGCCACCATAACGGTAACAATGCAGAGCAGACAGCCAGCCAGAAGAGACTTCTATTTGACACGATTGCCAAGTACTATAACGGACAGGAAAAAGCAGCGCTGATATCGGGACGCTATCTGGACGTCCATGTTGCTATTCTGAATCTACTGG GCGACGGGAAGATGCAGAATGCTATCAGAGCATCTCAGCTGTGTCTGCGGTTGCTGGAGACGAGTGTGAGGGACGAACTGAGAAGACTGCTGACCTTCATGGCCGCCGCAGCACGGTCAGACGCCTGCCGGCTTCAAAAGCAG gttgATAATCGGACTTTGGTCTGCCGCACTTTTCAGAGAGGGCTTGTTCAGAATCATGAACTTACTCGACCCCAGAGCGAAACGCTAGTGCTGTTTCTCATGGACCATCATGCTGAACTCTTCAAG ACTCCTGCAACACTTACTGAAGCGGTGAGAAGAACGTTGAGGACTTTGCAACAGGGGAAGGATCCAGACTCGGTTGCTT CGTTCGCGTTCTGCCAGCGGGTAACCCTTCAGGAGTACGAAGATCAGCGTGACGCCACGACTCTGGAAAGCCTCAGACAACTTCTTCGAGACATTTCATCCAACACCAACATGACTGCCAAGCAGAAGAGGAAGCTGCTCAAAGAGTTTGAGAAACATCACCCTGTTGTCTTCCTCCAACATTTTTCTAGCTCTTTCTAA
- the depdc4 gene encoding DEP domain-containing protein 4 isoform X3, whose amino-acid sequence MLNGCLYKFLPNTGKLKDFSRPFGATQLWQNIIHALRTQVEVRRCRRHLRVHADCFAGSDAVDAVLSYLMQNVVFCTSEVSRLKAARLCQALMEAKVFEPVGTKLFRTDKEATFEDSSGSLYRFLEQRRRSGPAMKEDSGDVENMLLDEHQTKRKKTSRLHEMRTISNPLAVEPSDRRVERLFRTINLRASFSPALDGASAASGFLSKAVVDEVWKQQTLLQLLHIVELPVLDSILTSPERVRLRSCTAPLASYDLVISNTCLERDLPDTLSLLQLDSWLSAAADCLELFPDQLIMVTGEQLSHHNGNNAEQTASQKRLLFDTIAKYYNGQEKAALISGRYLDVHVAILNLLGDGKMQNAIRASQLCLRLLETSVRDELRRLLTFMAAAARSDACRLQKQVDNRTLVCRTFQRGLVQNHELTRPQSETLVLFLMDHHAELFKTPATLTEAVRRTLRTLQQGKDPDSVASAFAFCQRVTLQEYEDQRDATTLESLRQLLRDISSNTNMTAKQKRKLLKEFEKHHPVVFLQHFSSSF is encoded by the exons atgcTGAATGGTTGTTTATACAAGTTTTTGCCCAACACAGGAAAGCTTAAAG ATTTCTCAAGGCCCTTCGGCGCCACTCAGCTGTGGCAAAACATCATCCATGCCCTGCGGACTCAGGTGGAGGTGCGTCGCTGCAGGAGACACCTCCGTGTTCATGCCGACTGCTTCGCTGGCTCTGACGCCGTGGACGCGGTTCTCAGCTACCTAATGCAGAACGTGGTGTTCTGCACCAGCGAAGTGTCTCGCCTCAAGGCCGCTCGGCTCTGCCAGGCTCTGATGGAGGCCAAGGTGTTTGAGCCGGTGGGGACCAAGCTGTTTCGCACGGACAAAGAGGCGACCTTTGAGGACAGCAGCGGCAGCCTTTACCGGTTCCTggaacagaggaggagaagcgGTCCTGCCATGAAGGAGGACAGCGGTGATGTAGAAAACATGCTGCTGGATGAACACcagacaaagaggaaaaagacGTCAAG GCTTCATGAGATGAGGACCATATCGAACCCTCTTGCTGTCGAACCGTCAGACAGGAGAGTTGAACGGCTCTTCAGGACCATCAACCTGCGGGCGTCGTTTTCTCCGGCTCTGGACGGAGCATCGGCAGCTTCTGGCTTCCTGTCTAAAGCTG TGGTGGATGAGGTTTGGAAGCAGCagacgctgctgcagctgctgcacatCGTGGAGCTGCCGGTGCTGGACTCAATCCTCACCTCTCCTGAAAGGGTTCGGCTCCGATCTTGCACGGCTCCGCTGGCCAGTTACGACCTGGTTATCTCTAACACCTGCCTGGAAAGAGACCTCCCCGACACGCTCAGCCTGCTCCA GCTGGACTCCTggctgtcagcagcagcagactgcCTAGAACTGTTTCCAGACCAGCTGATTATGGTCACAGGAGAACAACTCAGCCACCATAACGGTAACAATGCAGAGCAGACAGCCAGCCAGAAGAGACTTCTATTTGACACGATTGCCAAGTACTATAACGGACAGGAAAAAGCAGCGCTGATATCGGGACGCTATCTGGACGTCCATGTTGCTATTCTGAATCTACTGG GCGACGGGAAGATGCAGAATGCTATCAGAGCATCTCAGCTGTGTCTGCGGTTGCTGGAGACGAGTGTGAGGGACGAACTGAGAAGACTGCTGACCTTCATGGCCGCCGCAGCACGGTCAGACGCCTGCCGGCTTCAAAAGCAG gttgATAATCGGACTTTGGTCTGCCGCACTTTTCAGAGAGGGCTTGTTCAGAATCATGAACTTACTCGACCCCAGAGCGAAACGCTAGTGCTGTTTCTCATGGACCATCATGCTGAACTCTTCAAG ACTCCTGCAACACTTACTGAAGCGGTGAGAAGAACGTTGAGGACTTTGCAACAGGGGAAGGATCCAGACTCGGTTGCTT CAGCGTTCGCGTTCTGCCAGCGGGTAACCCTTCAGGAGTACGAAGATCAGCGTGACGCCACGACTCTGGAAAGCCTCAGACAACTTCTTCGAGACATTTCATCCAACACCAACATGACTGCCAAGCAGAAGAGGAAGCTGCTCAAAGAGTTTGAGAAACATCACCCTGTTGTCTTCCTCCAACATTTTTCTAGCTCTTTCTAA
- the tcp11l2 gene encoding T-complex protein 11-like protein 2, with product MPLNNEQPTSTSRSEDQGSDAESSLASDLDCSRDSFNSDSSSKHCTPSSSPPRILPRDEVMEAGRDLFNLKLVHEIVVGDVRAELSQGPQNSLWNIVRQNLFKAFWDKLETELNEDPPEYQHAIKLVEDIREILLLFLNPGANRMRTQIMEVLDMDLIRQQAENDALDIQGLASYIISTMGKLCAPVRDEEIRKLRESTDNIVTLLKEIFRVLDLMKLDNVNGTIEILRPLLQRNGVEYQRQLFQSILDDLPAALNRTTAWIQSALEELLLASVPPEKPDDAGKGQPPLPGPIQILNAACLRFLTWDFSKTLVPETWVMDEYRLEEIQRQLRQWETVNEVLLIVHSKIGGPIWGASSLSDRLKRMISVLLEGMHKPDFNLEETLEGVSAQVCSELNKSLTERNCPALTPDQQATLTGQICSISQKENPIRTLVEDRVQQYFMLLLSDPKNQTKLEEVSASLTAIKPELVAIGKTFISLINYNRAVYGPFYMDIIRKLLFGSSPPTPIPHQQQAPNCHVSHE from the exons ATGCCTCTAAATAATGAGCAACCCACTTCCACTTCCAGAAGTGAGGACCAAGGAAGTGACGCGGAGTCATCGCTGGCCAGCGACCTGGACTGCTCCCGGGACAGCTTCAACAGCGACAGCTCCAGCAAACACTGCACGCCCTCGT CGAGTCCGCCCAGAATACTTCCTCGAGACGAAGTCATGGAGGCCGGGCGAGACCTTTTCAATCTCAAACTCGTACATGAGATTGTCGTTGGAGACGTCCGCGCGGAGCTGAGTCAAGGACCACAGAACAG tttATGGAACATAGTGAGACAGAATCTCTTCAAGGCCTTTTGGGACAAACTGGAGACTGAGCTGAATGAAGACCCGCCTGAATATCAGCACGCCATTAAACTAGTGGAGGACATCAGAGAG ATCTTGCTGTTGTTCCTCAACCCGGGTGCCAATCGAATGCGGACCCAGATCATGGAGGTGCTGGACATGGACCTCATTCGTCAGCAGGCTGAAAACGACGCCTTGGACATCCAGGGACTCGCATCGTACATCATTTCCACAATGGGGAAGCTGTGTGCACCAGTGAGGGACGAAGAGATCCGGAAGCTACGAGAAAGCACAGATAACATAGTTACATTACTGAA GGAGATATTCCGAGTTCTGGACCTGATGAAATTAGATAACGTCAACGGTACAATTGAAATCCTGAGGCCTCTTCTGCAGAGGAACGGAGTTGAATACCAGAGGCAACTTTTTCAGAGCATCCTGGACGATCTACCcg CTGCTTTAAACCGCACCACCGCCTGGATCCAGTCGgcgctggaggagctgctgctggccagcGTCCCTCCAGAGAAACCTGATGATGCCGGTAAAGGTCAGCCGCCACTTCCTGGTCCCATCCAAATCCTGAATGCTGCTTGCCTGCGCTTTCTCACATGGGACTTTTCTAAGACACTGGTTCCTGAG acttggGTGATGGACGAATACCGTCTAGAGGAGATTCAGCGGCAGCTCCGGCAGTGGGAGACGGTGAACGAAGTGCTGCTTATTGTGCACAGCAAAATTGGGGGGCCGATCTGGGGGGCCTCCTCGCTCTCCGACCGCCTGAAAAGGATGATCAGTGTTCTGTTGGAGGGCATGCACAAACC GGACTTTAACCTGGAAGAAACACTAGAGGGCGTCAGTGCTCAGGTTTGCAGTGAGCTCAACAAGTCTCTGACTGAGAGAAACTGCCCTGCGCTGACCCCAGATCAGCAGGCGACCCTCACAGGACAGATCTGCAGCATCAGCCAGAAGGAGAATCCCATTCGCACTCTTGTCG AGGATCGTGTGCAGCAGTACTTCATGTTGCTCCTCTCTGACCCCAAAAACCAGACCAAGCTTGAAGAAGTGTCAGCCAGCCTGACTGCCATCAAGCCCGAGCTGGTAGCCATTGGAAAAACATTCATCTCTCTGATTAACTACAACAGGGCCGTCTATGGACCTTTCTATATGGACATCATCAGGAAGCTGCTGTTTGGCAGCAGCCCACCAACCCCAATCCCTCATCAGCAACAAGCACCAAACTGTCATGTCTCTCATGAATAA